The Flavobacteriales bacterium genome contains the following window.
AGATGTCGAGCATGAAGGTGCGGCCGTTGGTGAAGAGCGTGCGGGCCACGTACAGGGTGAGTCCCAGTGCGACGGGCAGGTAGATCATGTACGCGAGAACGACTTTGGTTTCCATGACGTGTGGGTGTTAGTTGGTGGTTGTTGGTTGTTCGGCTGCTTCGTGGGCGGCCGATGTGTGCGCTTTGGAGTGTTTGAAGTGGCTCCAGATGAGCAGGACAGCGATGTTCGTGTAGTGCAGTCCGGCCAGTACGAAGAGGATCACGGCCACATGGTGGCTCAACGTGCCGAGCATGCCCGGCACCGTGGTGATGGCTTCCCAGCGGCCCACCACCAAGGCGATGTAACCAGCGTTCACCACGTAGCAGCCCACTAGCAACACGTTGTTCACCGCATCCACGAAAGCCACTTCGTTGTCGAAGATCCTCAGCATCCACATCCGGCCATTGCGGTGGCACACCTGCGCCACGTACACCGCCACTCCCACCATGGTCGGGAAGAACAGCAGGTAGGAGAGGAGGTTGAAGTTCATTGCCCTGTATAGTTCAAACGTTCAGGAAGAAATGAAACATAGTGGTCAAAAAAAAGGCGCACCCGTTCTGACCTGGGTGGGTCGGAAAAAGTGCGCGATGGAATGCGGTTCTCATTTCAACAGGGTGCTGGCCGCTTTCACGAACCACTGCACATCACGGCGGGTACTGTGGTCCAGTAGCGTGTCCAGGCGGGTGGTGAGGTCGTGGAGGTCATGGGTCATCTTGCGGAAGCTCCTGGCTTCGGGCGTTGCTCCGGGGATGTCTTCCAGTTCGTCCAGCAAGCGCACCAGGGGTTCCAGCTCGCGCTTCTTCCGTTCCCGGGTGATGTGCGTGGCGACTTTCCAAACGTCCTTCTCGGCTTCGAAGTACTCGCGGCGTTCGCCGGTCTTCAGCACGCGGCGCACCAGGCTCCAATCGATGAGCGCCCGCAGGTTCATGTTCGCGTTGCCCCGGCTGATGTTCAATTGGTCCATGACATCTTCCGTGCTCAGCGCTTCGTGGCTGATGAGCAGTAATGCATGCACTTGGGCCATGCTGCGATTGATGCCCCACGCGCTGCCGAATGCGCCCCAGGCATCAATGAACTTCTCGCGGGCTTCCTTCAGGTCCATGTTCCTACGGTTGTCGCACCGGCTCCCATCAAGGCATCAACGGGCCAAACGTAGATCATTCTCCTGAAAGTTTCAAATAGTACTGAAAGAAAGTTGTCAACTAGTGGCCGCAGGCCATGGAGCCGCGATGGACCGGGTCACCAATTCGGCCATGCTTGTCGATCGGCCGGCAGAAGGCCGCTCCACAGCGGATGGTCGGCCTCCGCCCGTGGTGCAGACCGACCATTCCGTGGATGTATCGAGCAAGGTTCAGTTCTTGACGAACCGGGCGAACAGAACGCCTAAGGTGGTCCGTATCCGCGCTGTGTAGCTGCCGTTGGGCAGTCCGCTCACATGCATGGAGCCGTGTTGCAACTGCACCGCCACGACTTGTCCGAGGCCATTGATCACGTCTGTCTGCACGATGCGCTGTCCTGAAGGAACATCGATCAGGAGCATGTCCGTTGCCGGGTTCGGGTACGATCGGACGGCACTGGCACTCGCCGCTTCATCGATGCCCA
Protein-coding sequences here:
- a CDS encoding transcriptional regulator, whose amino-acid sequence is MDLKEAREKFIDAWGAFGSAWGINRSMAQVHALLLISHEALSTEDVMDQLNISRGNANMNLRALIDWSLVRRVLKTGERREYFEAEKDVWKVATHITRERKKRELEPLVRLLDELEDIPGATPEARSFRKMTHDLHDLTTRLDTLLDHSTRRDVQWFVKAASTLLK